In a single window of the Elaeis guineensis isolate ETL-2024a chromosome 6, EG11, whole genome shotgun sequence genome:
- the LOC105033071 gene encoding protein IQ-DOMAIN 5, which translates to MGISVKWLKSWVGLRNPEKSQHSDKDENKRVTATRFWHRRKHSIDLDGPIVDNEFAVGTAPLTADVNIQSSPHSTSSPANTSLQVQASGQTELNSREDWAATVIQTAFRAFLARRALRALKGLVRLQALVRGHAVRKQAAITLRCMQALVRVQARVRARRVRMALENQLGQQKVQQQQALEARVRETEEGWCDSVGSVEEIQAKLLKRQEAAAKRERAMAYALTHQWQAGSRQTVAPSGFEPDKNNWGWNWLERWMAVRPWENRFLDINLKDGVMVHENGPPEGKYGTRAQNKPAGKKPISNLHSNVLNQKTGPSHSEGSGSSSNRSVSQLTSSAMLSVKGKSKPSSEEVSGEAISRPSGLGTRSYSNPKERPSQLDFQAKKRLSLPTSGVSAAKHPAIKIAANQSATAKKAITDTPRSEIKRHLNPTDPAPKRVEVQT; encoded by the exons ATGGGTATTTCTGTAAAGTGGCTTAAATCATGGGTTGGACTAAGAAATCCAGAGAAGTCGCAACATTCAGATAAGGATGAAAAT AAAAGGGTCACTGCTACTAGGTTCTGGCACCGGAGGAAACATTCTATTGATCTAGATGGTCCTATTGTGGATAATGAATTTGCTGTTGGAACTGCTCCATTGACAGCAGATGTCAATATTCAATCAAGCCCACATTCCACATCTTCTCCAGCCAACACCTCACTTCAAGTACAGGCATCTGGTCAAACAGAACTGAATTCAAGAGAGGACTGGGCTGCCACAGTTATTCAAACTGCTTTTCGAGCTTTCCTG GCTAGACGAGCATTACGGGCTCTAAAAGGACTGGTTAGACTTCAAGCCCTTGTTAGGGGTCATGCTGTGAGAAAACAAGCTGCAATAACTCTTCGCTGCATGCAAGCTTTGGTAAGAGTTCAGGCTCGTGTCAGAGCCAGGCGAGTTCGCATGGCATTAGAGAATCAGTTGGGGCAGCAAAAGGTTCAGCAACAACAAGCACTTGAGGCTCGTGTTCGAGAAACAGAG GAAGGGTGGTGTGACAGTGTAGGCTCCGTGGAAGAAATTCAAGCCAAGTTGTTAAAGAGGCAAGAAGCAGCAGCCAAGCGTGAGAGAGCCATGGCATATGCTCTCACTCATCAG TGGCAGGCAGGTTCCAGGCAGACTGTAGCTCCTTCAGGATTTGAGCCAGATAAAAACAACTGGGGGTGGAACTGGTTGGAGCGATGGATGGCTGTTCGTCCATGGGAGAACCGGTTCCTTGACATTAATCTCAAGGATGGGGTCATGGTTCATGAAAATGGACCACCTGAGGGAAAGTATGGAACTAGGGCTCAGAACAAACCTGCTGGGAAGAAGCCTATTTCAAATCTTCATTCCAATGTCCTAAACCAGAAAACAGGCCCATCACATTCTGAGGGCAGTGGCTCTTCATCAAATCGATCTGTGAGCCAGCTAACCTCTTCTGCTATGCTATCAGTTAAGGGGAAATCAAAGCCATCATCTGAGGAGGTTTCTGGAGAAGCCATCTCCCGGCCTTCTGGACTTGGCACTCGGTCATATAGCAATCCAAAGGAAAGGCCATCACAGCTGGATTTTCAAGCTAAGAAGCGGCTGTCCCTTCCAACCAGTG GTGTATCAGCAGCAAAGCACCCTGCCATCAAAATTGCAGCTAACCAGTCTGCCACTGCTAAGAAAGCCATCACTGATACGCCAAGGTCTGAAATAAAACGCCATTTGAATCCTACAGATCCAGCTCCAAAGAGAGTTGAGGTGCAGACATGA